One genomic segment of Pyruvatibacter mobilis includes these proteins:
- the rraA gene encoding ribonuclease E activity regulator RraA: MTTESPATTDLSDDHGDAVRVLDPIFADFGSRDAFHGPVKTLKCFEDNAKVREAVEGPGNGQVLVVDGGGSERCALFGGNLAELAEKNGWAGVVVYGCIRDVAEIETFDIGMKALATHPKKSVKADGGKYDVPVTFAGHTIRPGDWLYADRDGIVIADKEL; this comes from the coding sequence ATGACCACCGAGAGCCCCGCCACCACCGACCTGTCCGACGATCATGGCGACGCCGTCCGCGTGCTGGACCCGATCTTTGCGGATTTCGGAAGCCGCGACGCGTTCCATGGCCCCGTCAAGACGCTCAAATGCTTCGAGGACAATGCCAAGGTGCGCGAGGCCGTTGAGGGGCCGGGCAATGGCCAGGTGCTGGTGGTCGATGGCGGCGGCTCCGAACGCTGCGCGCTGTTCGGCGGCAACCTCGCCGAACTCGCCGAGAAGAACGGCTGGGCCGGGGTCGTCGTTTATGGCTGCATCCGCGACGTCGCCGAGATCGAGACCTTCGACATCGGCATGAAAGCGCTCGCCACCCACCCGAAGAAATCCGTGAAAGCCGACGGCGGCAAATACGACGTCCCCGTCACCTTCGCCGGCCACACCATCCGCCCCGGCGACTGGCTCTACGCCGACCGCGACGGCATCGTCATCGCCGACAAGGAACTGT